ttcttctaggtctttggtaaacttttcttgcaacttttcgatctttgcatccagtctcttttcaaagtcctggatcatctttgccatcattattctgaattctttttctggaagggtgcctatctcctcttcatttggttgtttttctagggttttatcttgtcccttcatctggtacaaagtcttttgccttttcattttctctgtctttctgtggctgtggttttcagttccacagaacgaaatactgctaatactgcttgatactgctgtctgccctcttgtggaggaaactgtctaggaggcttcctgatgggagggactgatggtgggttgggctgggtgggtggagctcagtaaaactttaatctaatttggtgggcagagctcagtaaaactttaatctgcttgtctgctaatggatggggctgtgttctcaccttgttggttgtttggcctgaggctacccagcactggagcttacagcctctttggtggggctaatggactctgagagggctcacaccaataagcacttcccagaaccccggccgccagtgtccctgtctcctcggtgaggcacagctgccccccacctctgcaggcaacccttcaacaccagcaggtaggtctggttcagtctcctatggggtcactgctccttccccctgggtcctgatgagcacactattttttgtgtgccctccaagaatggagtctctgtttcccccagtcctgtggaggtcctccaatcaaatcccgctggctttcaaagtctgattctctggggattcctcctctcattgccagacccccaggttgggaagcctgacgtggggctcagaaccctcgctttagtgggtggacttctgtggtacaactgttctccagtttgtgagtcacccacccagcaattatggaatttgattttaacatgattttacccctcctactgtctcatcatggcttctcctttgtctctggatgtggggtgtcttttggggtgtcttttttggtgagttccagtgtctttctgtcgatgattgttcagcagttagttgtaattccagtgctcttgcaagaggagtgagcgcacgtcctcctactccgccatcttgacaTGTATCCACCGGGTTTTCTATACTGTTTCAAATTAACCAGTGGGCTGGGCTCAGGCACTTGTTTAGGTCCTTTATTGTTCAAGGACCCTCCTCAATCTCTCAGCCCTGGATGTCACCACCACCCACAAACCCCtatcacacacatatgggcacacACATGGGCACACACACAGCCTTTGTCCCTTCCAGCAAACATGACAAAGACTCTTTCTTCTCCCCCGATGGTAATGACCTGACCTGCTCCCCTCCCTAACTCTCCCTGCAGCCAGATTTACTGCCACGGGCAGCTCCTGCACCAAGTTCAGATGGCCAAGCTCTACCAGGATGATAAGCAGTTTGTGGACATGCACTGTCCTCAGCGCCAGATGAGGCCTCTGGGGGCCCCACCTTCACCTGAACCTTCCACCAAAAGGCAGGGGGCAAGACCAGGCAGAGAGGGGCCTCTGATCAGCGAGGGGCCCCTGGGGTCCTGCTGACCTCTCCCTGCTGCCTGTTACCCAGACCAAGTACTGCAGCACTTCAACGAGCTGGCCCAGGCCCACAACCTCAGCATCCCCCAGCAGCAGCTCAGGGTGTTCGTCCAAGAGCACTTCCAGGCTGTGGGGCAGGAGCTAGAGCCCTGGACCCCCAAGGACTGGAAGGACAGGTACAACCCTGGAAGGGGAACAAGAGAGGGCCCTTCAGTCAGGGCTGCTTCCCTCAACACTATGGGCCCAGTGGTCTTCCAGCCCCCAGTTTCTGCATAAGATCTTGGACCCCAAGCTGCGAGCCTGGGCAGGGCAGCTGCACCAGCTCTGGAAGAAGCTGGGGAAAAAGGTATCAGTGCCCTGGACCTGGCCAGGGGagatggaggtgggagaggggtaAGCCAGCTTGGGGTCCTCCCTGTCCCGAGAGCAGAGATTGGGACCCATTTCCTGAGAACACAGCTCCCTGCCTTCTGGGTCCTTAAACAGGAGCTCTCTAGAAAGAAGTTCTGAGGGGAGGAGGGCAACATCTACTTCTaactcctcaccccctccctgaagccctctccagcctcccccaggCAAACCGAGCCTGTCCTCCACCCCCAGGCTGCCTCGTCCTGCCCTTTACACCACATGGTGACTGTTCACTCCCCTGCTGGGCTCCCACTTCCCTGAGCTCCTCGCGCCAGGCCTCTGCTCAGGAATGATAATTGCTGCTGCTGATCCTGTGCTCAGCACAGTCTGTTATCCACGTTCTCTCCTTtgtctgaggctcagagagggcagcaCTTTGCCCAAGGCTGCACAGCACCTGTCCTCCAGCCCCGCCCTAGGGCCCTGGCACCCACTGGCACAGAGCAGTGCTCCTGGGTCGTGTGCCAGCTTGGGCCACTTCCTCACCAGCCCCTCACCCAGTGGGAACAAGCCCGAgccccttctgctcctcccctgcAAAGCCCTGACAGGCTGACCTCTCTCCCACTGAAACCACCTCTCGTGTGTAGAACTGGGAGGGGATGAGCAGGGAAGACACCTGATGTGGACGCAGCCAGCCCCGCCTGGTCCTACCTGCTCTCCCTCAGCCACGTTCATCCACGTCCGCCTCGCTGGGGAAGGTGCTGGGGTTCCATCCACACCTGGGCCAGAACTGGGGCGGGGGTGCTGATCCTCTGGGCCTGGCCTCACAGTGGCAGCAGAGACGCGGGGGGCACTGGGAGCCAGAGAGAACGGTCCCCCCAGCTGGGTGCTAACCATGGCCGCTGCGTGGAGGCACCTGGGGCGCCGGGCTGAGCAGTCCAGGCTCTTGCACACCGACACGCTCTTGCTGGGACACCAGAGGCCAGCACGTGGGGACCAGCAGACCAGCTCCCCACGGCCCAGGCCCTGAGCAAGGCGACACGGCCGAGCAGCCCCAGAGCCAGAACCCAAGCCCGGGctgcctggctccaaagcctCCAGcgccccagcctcctccagcctccactCTACGGGGGGCCTGGGCTCCCTGCGTCCTCTCTTCGGATCCAGGTGAAGCCGGACGTCCTCAGCCACCCCGAGCAGTTCTCTCTGATCTACTCAACACACCCCTTCATTGTGCCCGGTGGGCGCTTTGTTGAGTTCTACTACTGGTGCGCAGCCGGGGCCTACGGGACAGGGTGTAGAGGGTGCGGGGAGGAGCCCGGGGCCAGCAGGGGGTCTTGAGCGGGGTGGGTGCCTTGAGGTGGCCCAGGTGTGCAGGGCAGAGGGCGGCATGGGTGATGCCTGAGCTGTCCTCCAGCCAGGGGTTCCTACTGAGTGATGGGTGATGGAGGGTCTGCTCCTCTCTGAGATGCCTGAGAAGGTGAAGGGCATGCCGCAGAACCGCATTCCTACAGAACCCCTCCCCGAGCTGCCCCGGCAACGTcccagggcggggctggggagggtgccTGGGCTGAGTTGGGGCCTGGCTCCACCCCAGGGACAACATTCACACTCTGGCCTTGGAGCTGGGCTTCTGGACTAAGAACAGGAGCATCTCTGTGAGCTCTGGGGGGAAGAGCTACTTCCTGAATCGCTATTACGTCCCTTTTGGGGGACCCAGGTGAGGACCCATCTAGCCAGCCTCTCCATCTCTTGTGTGTTCGTTCTGGTTTGACTGTCAGGACTCCCCTGGGCAGGAGGGTGGATGATGTAGTCCCACGTCTCCGATGGTGACCCCATAGCCCCGGGAGGTCCAGGGCTGTGGGCCCCAGGGCAGCTGAGCCAGTGTGGCTTGGCCTCCCTCTTGGGCACAGACGGCCTAGAGCCTCCCAGTGCCAGGCCCCCTGCTCTCCTCTTGCCAGGCCCGCGTCTTACAGCAAAGATGTAGAGCTGGCAGCCACCTTGCCAGAAGGTGAGCAGTAGGAAAGTGATGGGGTCTGCATGGGCCTGGGCGGGTGTGTCTGCTGCTGGTCTCCTGTCTCTGCTGCCTTGTCATCACAGGGGACCAGGAGGCTCTGTGGGCCAAGCTCAAGGCTGGGGCCGAGTCTGGCTGGGAGTTCTCCTCACGCTGGCTCATGGGAGGCCCGAACCCCGATGCACTCAGCAGCATCCGAACCAGCAGACTGGTGCCAGTTGACCTCAATGCCTTCCTGTGCCAGGTGGAGGAGCTGATGAGCAACTTCTACTCTCAACTGGGTGCGCATGCCCATGGGATGGGAGCTAGAAGGGTGCTAGCCTGGCTCAGGTCCCTGCCTCAGCCTTGGCTGTGGAGCTGGAAGTAGGCTGGTGGGTGGAGGGCCTCCAGCTCCCCAgcctcacccctcacccctcgAGCAGCCACACCCCTCCCTTTCTTACTGGGAAGGACTATGAGAGGACACCCTACTCCATAAATCCAAACCCCCTGCGTTCCCTCTCCCTGCCCTATGACCCCTCAGAGCCACGGGAGTCCAAAGGGCCAGTGGCCCTGCGAGGACAGACCCAGGGACTGGCCGGTGCAGGCCCTGGGAGCTGTTCGGGACCATGTGCTCAGGGAATTCCAGGAGCTAGAGGCCTGAAATGGGGTGGGCTGAACTCCACACAGGCATGGCCCTGGGTGCTCAGGACCTCTTAGCCCCTGCAGAGGACAACAGGAGGCCAAACTAACCCTCTAGGAGGCAGGGGGCCCGAGGGCAAGGGGCCCCGTGGCTCAGCCTAAGGGCAGTGTTGCCCCAGGGAATGACTCTGAAGCCATGAAGTACAGAAATTTGCGAGCACAGTGCGTGGCTGCCCTGAAGGACATCCTGTGGGATGAGGAGAAAGGTGCCTGGTTTGACTATGaccttgaaaacaaaaagaagaaccTCGAGTTTTACCCATCCAATCTCGCTCCTCTCTGGGCCCGCTGCTTCTCTGACCCGGGCAATGTGAACAAGGCTTTGAAATACCTGGAGGTGAGCGGGCAGCAGGGCAGGCTGCTACTAGGAGCGGGGTGGGGTGCAGGACCACCTGCTCACTCCCTGACTCTGATCTGCGACCTCCTCCGGCAAGTGGCAGCCACACCCGCCTCCGCCCTGTGTCTTAGCCTGCGGGTCCCCCTTCAGCCACCAGGGGGGAACTGTGAGCCAAGAAGAGAAGGCCCAGGAAGGGGACATCTGGCTTTAGGAGGGCGCAGCCTCTTGGCTCCCTGTCCAGCCTCCACCTACAGTCATGGTAATGTCTGGAACCTTCTAGGACAGCCGGATCCTGACCTACCAGTATGGAATCCCCACCTCTCTCTGGAAGACAGGCCAGCAGTGGGACTTCCCCAATGCCTGGGTCCCCCTGCAGGACCTGGTCATCAGAGGTAGGGAAGAAGGGATGGGGACTCTCCCAGGGGCTCAGCCCTACGAGGGTAGAGGGTCTGCCTCCCTGTTACTGGGGAGACATGAACAAAGGATGCAAAGGCCTTTCTCAGGCTCCTCTGCTTTCTCAGCCtctcactcagcaaacatttacacCTGCCCCCACCTGTCAGGGGAGTCAGCCCTCCTCTCTCCAAACCCAGGCCCTGGGTTAGGAGCAGGTTGGCCCCCAGTTCCAGGAAGGATGTCTTAGTGCCTGGGCCTCCTTCTCTCCTTGAGGAGAATAAGGCTCAGGCCTCTGCTCCCTGTGGGATGGGGGCTCCGGAGATCCAGGGGCCTGCCTGGGGTGGTCCAGGTCTGGCCAAGTCTCCTTCAGCCAGAGCCCAGGAAGTGGCTTTCCAGCTGGCCCAGAGCTAGATCCGAACCAACTCTGACGTCTACTCCAAAAAGTCAGCCATGTATGAGAAGGTGAGCTGGCCCTGATCCCAGGGCCTCGGGGTCCTCCTCCCCCACAGTGAGATGGAGGAATTGTCAGGCTGTGCAAAGCCCAGGCCCAGTTCAGCCAGGGACAGTGGCGGCACCTGGTGGCCATTCTTGGGCACTGCAGGCCAGGCATCAGAGCTGCTGGCCAGAGCAGCTTCCCCCTAAGGCGCTTCCATTTCTTGCTTCCCTAGAGGCCTGGGgttgggcaggggctggggcagggcctgacCTTAGAGCCTGTCCTCTTGTCCCCAGTATGACATCAGCAATGGTGGACAGCCAGGTGGTGGAGGGGAGTACGAAGTTCAGGTGAGTGGGCCACATCCTCCAGGGCTCTTCAGGGCTCTGATGTCCCCACGACTGACCGTGACCTCCCAGAGATCTTGCCCCACTGACCTTACCTCTCTCTCCAGGAGGGGTTTGGCTGGACCAATGGTGTGGTCCTGATGCTCCTGGACCGCTATGGTGACCGGCTGAGCTCGGGGACCCAGACAGCTTTCCTGGAGCCCCACTGCCTCGCAGCTGCCTTTCTGCTTAGCCTCCTGCCTCAGTGACGGGCCTTCACGTCCTCATCTGGCTCCAGCTCCTGCCAATTGAACTTCCACATGAGTCCCTACCTTCTTCTGCCTCTTGATCCTTTACCCCTGGAGAGCCCACCCTCCAGCCCCGTCCTTGGTCATAGTGGAGCGGGGGCAGGGTAAGGACCTGGAGGTCATGGTTGGGCCCTGGGTCCCTCCTGGAACATCGAATAAGGTGGGAATGCCACACTGTGGAGAAGACCTAGCTCTCCTACCCCACATACCCCGACCCCATGCCCCCAACAACCAGGCCTCCCAAACACATACTCCAAATGCTTTATTGTTCTGCTGAGATGCTTACAAATACTGAAAAACATCCAGCCGGGGCCGAGCAACCATGgcccagggctgggaagggggaTAAGGAGGTGAGCTTAGTGTTAAGGCGCAAagggctgagcccaggacagctgGAGGCCTGGTCCTCTGCTCTCCATTTCATTCCCCTTCTGAGGCTGCAGGAGGGCAACCGGACCTCAGGGCCCCACCTCTGCTGCTTCCtctcctgctcaggacttccttCAGGGGGTATCTGAACAACCCTCTGTCCGTCAGAAATTCAGCCCTATAACAGAACCCCGAGGACGGCCCTTCTAGCTTCTTCTCCCATCATCCAGTGGCTCCTCCTCTGGTCTCTAGTTCCCAGCTTTGCCCCTTCTGGCTCTAAGCAAGGCACGAGTGGAAGGGGGAGGGCTGGACGGGGGAGCCAGCAGGCTGTGTGTCAGGGCCTGGAGAcgca
The genomic region above belongs to Hippopotamus amphibius kiboko isolate mHipAmp2 chromosome 9, mHipAmp2.hap2, whole genome shotgun sequence and contains:
- the TREH gene encoding LOW QUALITY PROTEIN: trehalase (The sequence of the model RefSeq protein was modified relative to this genomic sequence to represent the inferred CDS: substituted 1 base at 1 genomic stop codon) encodes the protein MQGRTWALRLLLLLGLGLGSQEALPPPCESQIYCHGQLLHQVQMAKLYQDDKQFVDMPAACYPDQVLQHFNELAQAHNLSIPQQQLRVFVQEHFQAVGQELEPWTPKDWKDSPQFLHKILDPKLRAWAGQLHQLWKKLGKKVKPDVLSHPEQFSLIYSTHPFIVPGGRFVEFYYWCAAGAYGTGCRGVMEGLLLSEMPEKVKGMPQNRIPTEPLPELPRQLGAWLHPRDNIHTLALELGFWTKNRSISVSSGGKSYFLNRYYVPFGGPRPASYSKDVELAATLPEGDQEALWAKLKAGAESGWEFSSRWLMGGPNPDALSSIRTSRLVPVDLNAFLCQVEELMSNFYSQLGNDSEAMKYRNLRAQCVAALKDILWDEEKGAWFDYDLENKKKNLEFYPSNLAPLWARCFSDPGNVNKALKYLEDSRILTYQYGIPTSLWKTGQQWDFPNAWVPLQDLVIRGLAKSPSARAQEVAFQLAQSXIRTNSDVYSKKSAMYEKYDISNGGQPGGGGEYEVQEGFGWTNGVVLMLLDRYGDRLSSGTQTAFLEPHCLAAAFLLSLLPQ